From Micromonospora nigra, one genomic window encodes:
- a CDS encoding MaoC family dehydratase, which produces MRTFASVHELAAAVGESIGPGPWYPVDQRRVDLFAEATDDHQWIHTDPARAATGPYGGTIAHGYLTLSLLPALVGRLYRVDGVEMGVNYGLNRVRFPAPVRVGGAVRATATIGAVTPVEGGVQVVTTVTVDSDAGGKPVCVAETVSRLHPGQPR; this is translated from the coding sequence ATGAGAACCTTCGCCTCCGTGCACGAGCTGGCCGCCGCCGTCGGCGAGAGCATCGGCCCCGGCCCGTGGTATCCGGTCGACCAGCGCCGCGTGGACCTGTTCGCCGAGGCCACCGACGACCACCAGTGGATCCACACCGACCCGGCCCGCGCCGCCACCGGGCCGTACGGCGGCACCATCGCCCACGGCTACCTCACCCTGTCCCTGCTGCCGGCGCTCGTCGGTCGGCTGTACCGGGTCGACGGCGTCGAGATGGGGGTCAACTACGGCCTGAACCGGGTCCGCTTCCCCGCCCCGGTCCGGGTCGGGGGCGCGGTCCGCGCCACCGCCACCATCGGCGCGGTGACCCCCGTCGAGGGCGGCGTCCAGGTGGTCACCACGGTCACCGTGGACAGCGACGCCGGCGGCAAGCCGGTCTGCGTCGCCGAGACGGTCAGCCGGCTGCACCCCGGGCAGCCACGGTGA
- a CDS encoding TetR/AcrR family transcriptional regulator — MPRPRQALLSRQRIVEAAAALIDGEGLEAFSTRRLAADLGVRGPSLYNHFATKDEILDAVADSVTAQVDVSFFGTVDWREALRRWGHSYRAALAAHPNIVPYLARGPRRRPAALAMADAVYGGLVDAGWPPARATHIGALMRYFVAGSALGSFARGFVEDPSLYADQYPHLAQAHRLAEHQQRVDEGAFALGLDALIDGLSRTYEATVGPLPPLPPAGDAH; from the coding sequence ATGCCCCGGCCACGACAGGCGCTGCTGAGCCGGCAGCGGATCGTCGAGGCCGCCGCCGCGCTGATCGACGGCGAGGGCCTGGAGGCGTTCTCCACCCGCAGGCTCGCCGCCGACCTCGGGGTGCGCGGCCCGTCGCTGTACAACCACTTCGCCACGAAGGACGAGATCCTCGACGCGGTGGCCGACTCGGTCACCGCCCAGGTCGACGTCTCATTCTTCGGCACGGTCGACTGGCGGGAGGCGCTGCGCCGCTGGGGGCACTCGTACCGGGCGGCGCTCGCCGCCCACCCGAACATCGTGCCGTACCTCGCCCGGGGCCCCCGGCGACGACCGGCGGCCCTGGCGATGGCCGACGCGGTCTACGGCGGGCTGGTCGACGCCGGCTGGCCGCCGGCCCGCGCCACCCACATCGGCGCGCTCATGCGGTACTTCGTGGCCGGCTCGGCGCTGGGCTCCTTCGCCCGCGGCTTCGTCGAGGACCCGTCGCTCTACGCCGACCAGTACCCCCACCTGGCTCAGGCCCACCGCCTCGCCGAACACCAGCAACGCGTCGACGAGGGCGCCTTCGCCCTCGGACTGGACGCGCTGATCGACGGCCTCTCCCGCACCTACGAGGCCACCGTCGGCCCACTGCCGCCTCTTCCGCCGGCCGGCGACGCGCACTAA
- a CDS encoding helix-turn-helix transcriptional regulator codes for MVTAFRVQITGLRGRDDECREIRRLLDDHAGGALLLHGEPGSGRSALLAYAHRHAGTRLTLAGAGLTDEAALPYAGLQRLLDPLLGRADALPHRQRAVLHRALAGHGCPTDQRLVLAMAVLGLLTDAARDRPLLCTVDDVDSGDRPTAQTLAFVARRVGHLPVALLLTAADDTTVAGIPAHRLRPLDEPDSLALLADHHGGPVPAAVAAALTGVAAGNPQALVDLAGTLTEGQWRGEEPLPAAPPPDGALARAYRSRLARLPRATRRALLLAALIDEDGDPVTLARAARAAGSSVAALAPAEAAGLVRVDTSGVTFPPPLARLMVAVTAPPAERRAAHRLLAGALDGTGRRLRRALHLAAAADGPDPKLAAELEQAATHGEGGWSVASVALCRAAELGDDPVRAADRLVTAARYAWWGGRPDQARRLLHALPADPAVVGRATLLRGELELRCDAPSEAVATLLAGADVIAGTDRAAAVVGLVRAGEAICFSGDQYRYAEVARRVTALRRPGDPPETVLLTTLVAGVAATLRGDHERGGPFLRRAVVLGDRLTGSALSPTALTGAAVAGLLVAVDAAAHRLADRAVALARARGELSTLSRALELRAVAEYWLGRHEAATATSREGLRVARATGQHPAAGVHLGMLAVLAAVRADREASLRHVAGIGDTAPAGSRPHALAQWALAVLDLVDGRYADAAARLAALARPGTGRGQVLVQVMATPHLVEAAAHLGRRAEAGAALAVFDRWASSTASPSRRALSARCHALLAERGSVAAEREFRAALRWHPADDVSFERARTELLLGRELRRSRRPRDARAHLHRARQTFTLLGADVWAEQATAELRAAGESVGPPDRPAARLLTGQQLRIAHLVAEGATNREIAARMFLSTRTVDHHLRNIFHRLGIRSRTELARVLA; via the coding sequence ATGGTTACTGCATTCAGAGTGCAAATAACCGGGTTGCGGGGGCGTGACGACGAGTGCCGTGAGATCCGCCGGCTGCTCGACGACCATGCCGGTGGCGCGCTGCTGCTGCACGGCGAACCGGGCTCCGGGCGCAGCGCCCTGCTGGCGTACGCGCACCGGCACGCCGGCACCCGCCTGACCCTCGCCGGAGCGGGGCTGACCGACGAGGCGGCGTTACCCTACGCGGGACTGCAACGCCTGCTCGACCCGCTGCTGGGCCGGGCCGACGCGCTGCCGCACCGGCAGCGGGCCGTGCTGCACCGCGCCCTGGCCGGCCACGGCTGCCCCACCGACCAGCGCCTGGTCCTCGCCATGGCCGTGCTCGGCCTGCTCACCGACGCCGCCCGGGACCGTCCGCTGCTGTGCACCGTCGACGACGTCGACTCCGGTGACCGACCCACCGCGCAGACCCTGGCCTTCGTGGCCCGCCGGGTCGGCCACCTGCCGGTCGCCCTCCTGCTCACCGCCGCCGACGACACGACAGTCGCCGGGATCCCCGCCCACCGGCTCCGCCCGCTCGACGAGCCCGACAGCCTCGCCCTGCTCGCCGACCACCACGGCGGCCCGGTGCCGGCGGCGGTAGCCGCGGCGCTGACCGGCGTCGCCGCCGGGAACCCGCAGGCTCTGGTCGACCTCGCCGGCACGCTGACCGAGGGGCAGTGGCGGGGCGAGGAGCCACTGCCCGCCGCGCCGCCGCCGGACGGCGCGCTGGCCCGCGCGTACCGGTCACGGCTGGCCCGGCTGCCGCGCGCCACCCGGCGGGCGCTGCTGCTCGCCGCGCTCATCGACGAGGACGGCGATCCCGTGACCCTGGCCCGGGCCGCCCGCGCCGCTGGCAGCAGCGTCGCGGCCCTCGCCCCGGCGGAGGCGGCCGGGCTGGTCCGGGTCGACACGTCGGGCGTCACCTTCCCGCCCCCGCTCGCCCGGCTCATGGTCGCGGTCACCGCGCCGCCCGCCGAGCGGCGCGCCGCCCACCGGCTGCTCGCCGGGGCACTCGACGGCACCGGCCGCCGGCTGCGCCGAGCCCTGCACCTCGCCGCCGCCGCGGACGGACCCGACCCGAAGCTGGCCGCGGAACTGGAACAGGCGGCGACCCACGGCGAGGGCGGCTGGAGCGTCGCCTCGGTGGCCCTGTGCCGCGCCGCCGAACTCGGTGACGACCCCGTCCGGGCCGCCGACCGGCTGGTCACCGCCGCCCGGTACGCCTGGTGGGGCGGCCGGCCCGACCAGGCACGCCGGCTGCTGCACGCCCTCCCTGCCGACCCGGCCGTCGTCGGCCGCGCCACACTGCTGCGCGGCGAGCTGGAACTGCGCTGCGACGCCCCGTCCGAGGCCGTGGCCACCCTGCTGGCGGGTGCCGACGTGATCGCCGGGACGGACCGGGCGGCGGCGGTGGTCGGGCTGGTCCGCGCGGGGGAGGCGATCTGCTTCAGCGGTGACCAGTACCGCTACGCGGAGGTGGCCCGGCGGGTGACGGCCCTGCGTCGCCCCGGGGACCCGCCGGAGACCGTCCTGCTGACCACTCTCGTCGCCGGGGTGGCGGCGACCCTGCGCGGCGACCACGAGCGGGGCGGGCCGTTCCTGCGCCGGGCGGTGGTGCTGGGCGACCGGCTGACCGGGTCGGCGCTCAGCCCGACGGCGCTGACCGGCGCGGCCGTGGCCGGCCTGCTGGTGGCGGTGGACGCGGCGGCGCACCGGCTGGCCGACCGCGCCGTCGCACTGGCCCGCGCCCGGGGGGAGTTGTCCACGCTGTCCCGTGCGCTGGAACTGCGGGCGGTCGCCGAGTACTGGCTGGGCCGGCACGAGGCGGCGACCGCCACCTCCCGCGAGGGGCTACGGGTGGCCCGCGCCACGGGACAGCACCCGGCCGCCGGCGTCCACCTGGGCATGCTGGCCGTGCTGGCCGCCGTACGCGCCGACCGGGAGGCGAGCCTGCGGCACGTCGCGGGGATCGGCGACACGGCACCCGCCGGTAGCCGGCCGCACGCCCTCGCCCAGTGGGCGTTGGCCGTGCTCGACCTGGTCGACGGGCGGTACGCCGACGCCGCGGCGCGGCTGGCCGCGCTCGCCCGGCCCGGCACCGGCCGTGGCCAGGTCCTGGTCCAGGTGATGGCCACCCCGCACCTGGTGGAGGCGGCCGCACACCTGGGCCGGCGGGCGGAGGCGGGGGCCGCCCTGGCGGTCTTCGACAGATGGGCCAGCAGCACGGCGAGCCCGTCTCGCCGGGCGTTGTCGGCCCGCTGCCACGCGCTGCTGGCCGAGCGCGGCAGCGTGGCAGCCGAGCGGGAGTTCCGGGCGGCGTTACGGTGGCACCCGGCCGACGACGTCAGCTTCGAACGGGCCCGCACCGAACTGCTGCTCGGCCGGGAACTGCGTCGCAGCCGACGTCCCCGCGACGCGCGGGCGCACCTGCACCGGGCCCGGCAGACGTTCACCCTGCTCGGCGCGGACGTCTGGGCCGAGCAGGCCACGGCGGAGCTGCGGGCGGCGGGGGAGTCCGTCGGCCCGCCCGACCGGCCGGCGGCGCGGCTGCTGACCGGTCAGCAGCTGCGCATCGCACACCTGGTGGCGGAGGGCGCCACCAACCGGGAGATCGCGGCCCGGATGTTCCTGTCCACCCGGACGGTCGACCACCACCTGCGCAACATCTTCCACCGGCTGGGCATCCGGTCGCGTACCGAACTGGCCCGCGTGCTCGCCTAG
- a CDS encoding aldehyde dehydrogenase family protein: MELARTDLYLDGRWVAATSGQTLPVHNPTTEEVVASVPAGTAADVDRAVSAARAAFDGWAATPPVERAAALDRLHTALTARADEIARTVTLELGTPLKVSARIQTGLPLTVLRGYVDLAAEPPAAQQIGNSLVVHEPVGVVGAITPWNYPLHQVTAKLAPALAAGCTVVLKPSELTPLVAYLLFDAVDEAGLPPGVVNLVTGTGPEVGEALAGHPDVDLISFTGSTATGRRVAHLAADRIARVALELGGKSANIVLDDADLATAVRVGVGNAFLNSGQTCTAWTRMLVARSRYEEAVDLAAKAAESHRPGDPFDPATRLGPLVSADQRQRVRDHVDRALADGGRLVTGGPQAPVPDRGWFVAPTVVADVDPDSALAQEEVFGPVLAVIPVDDDDHAVAVANNSRYGLAGAVWSGDEERALRVARRMRTGAVDINGAPFNPLAPFGGYKQSGIGRELGSHGLAEFLETKAIQR; encoded by the coding sequence ATGGAGCTGGCACGGACCGACCTCTACCTCGACGGACGCTGGGTTGCGGCCACCAGCGGGCAGACCCTGCCGGTGCACAACCCGACCACCGAGGAGGTCGTGGCGAGCGTGCCGGCCGGCACGGCGGCCGACGTCGACCGGGCCGTGTCCGCCGCGCGGGCCGCCTTCGACGGCTGGGCCGCCACCCCGCCGGTCGAGCGGGCCGCCGCCCTCGACCGGCTGCACACGGCCCTGACCGCCCGCGCCGACGAGATCGCCCGGACCGTCACGCTGGAACTGGGCACGCCGCTGAAGGTGTCCGCCCGGATCCAGACCGGCCTGCCACTGACCGTCCTGCGCGGCTACGTCGACCTCGCGGCCGAGCCGCCGGCCGCGCAGCAGATCGGCAACTCGCTGGTGGTGCACGAGCCGGTCGGGGTGGTCGGGGCGATCACCCCGTGGAACTACCCGCTGCACCAGGTGACGGCCAAACTCGCCCCCGCCCTCGCGGCCGGCTGCACGGTCGTGCTCAAACCGAGCGAACTGACCCCGCTGGTGGCGTACCTCCTCTTCGACGCCGTCGACGAGGCGGGCCTGCCGCCCGGCGTGGTCAACCTGGTCACCGGCACCGGGCCGGAGGTCGGCGAGGCCCTGGCCGGGCACCCCGACGTCGACCTGATCTCCTTCACCGGCTCCACCGCCACCGGCCGGCGGGTGGCCCACCTCGCCGCCGACCGCATCGCCCGCGTCGCCCTGGAACTCGGCGGCAAGTCGGCCAACATCGTGCTGGACGACGCCGACCTCGCCACGGCGGTCCGGGTCGGGGTCGGCAACGCCTTCCTCAACTCCGGGCAGACCTGCACCGCCTGGACCCGGATGCTCGTCGCGCGCAGCCGCTACGAGGAGGCCGTCGACCTGGCCGCGAAGGCGGCCGAGAGCCACCGACCAGGCGACCCCTTCGACCCGGCCACCCGACTCGGCCCGCTCGTGTCGGCCGACCAACGGCAGCGGGTCCGCGACCACGTCGACCGGGCCCTGGCAGACGGCGGCCGACTGGTCACCGGCGGACCACAGGCGCCGGTGCCGGACCGGGGCTGGTTCGTCGCCCCCACCGTCGTCGCCGACGTCGACCCCGACAGCGCCCTCGCCCAGGAGGAGGTCTTCGGGCCGGTGCTCGCCGTCATCCCGGTCGACGACGACGACCACGCCGTGGCCGTGGCCAACAACTCCCGGTACGGGTTGGCGGGGGCGGTGTGGTCCGGCGACGAGGAGCGGGCGCTGCGGGTGGCGCGGCGGATGCGTACCGGGGCCGTCGACATCAACGGCGCGCCGTTCAACCCCCTCGCCCCGTTCGGCGGCTACAAGCAGTCCGGCATCGGCCGGGAACTGGGCAGCCACGGGCTCGCCGAGTTCCTCGAGACCAAGGCCATCCAGCGATGA
- a CDS encoding TetR/AcrR family transcriptional regulator, whose translation MGRAGAPGQAGSAGVGTPPAAETAADPPARVDGRTARAERTRAAIVEAHLALISEGDLRPTGERIAERAGISLRTLWTNFKDMETLFEASGAELLRQQDAVWRPISPTLPLPRRVDAYCRQRAKLLQLIAPSARAAQMREPVSAQLHRNRLKHIARVRDEVEQLFASELDRAGAGREQLVQALVAASMWSAWSMLRDGLGLGVDQARAVMARTVGALLAEPAGADHRR comes from the coding sequence ATGGGCAGGGCCGGGGCGCCGGGACAGGCCGGGTCGGCGGGAGTTGGCACGCCGCCGGCGGCGGAGACGGCGGCCGACCCGCCGGCGCGGGTGGACGGGCGTACGGCCCGCGCCGAGCGGACCCGGGCGGCCATCGTCGAGGCGCACCTCGCTCTGATCTCCGAGGGCGACCTGCGGCCGACCGGCGAGCGTATCGCCGAGCGGGCCGGCATCTCCCTGCGGACGCTGTGGACCAACTTCAAGGACATGGAGACGCTGTTCGAGGCCAGCGGCGCGGAACTGCTGCGGCAGCAGGACGCGGTGTGGCGGCCGATCTCCCCGACGCTGCCGCTGCCCCGGCGTGTCGACGCGTACTGCCGGCAGCGGGCCAAGCTGCTCCAGCTCATCGCGCCCTCGGCACGGGCGGCGCAGATGCGCGAGCCGGTCTCCGCGCAGCTGCACCGCAACCGGCTCAAGCACATCGCCCGCGTCCGTGACGAGGTCGAGCAGCTGTTCGCCAGCGAACTGGACCGGGCCGGGGCGGGGCGGGAGCAACTGGTGCAGGCCCTGGTGGCGGCGAGCATGTGGTCGGCGTGGTCGATGCTGCGGGACGGTCTCGGGCTGGGGGTGGACCAGGCCCGGGCGGTGATGGCCCGCACGGTCGGGGCCCTGCTGGCCGAACCCGCCGGCGCTGACCACCGCCGGTGA
- a CDS encoding alcohol dehydrogenase catalytic domain-containing protein, with protein MRALVVRGVGQPPRVEGIELPPTGPGEVRVAVRAAGVCHSDLSMVDGTVAASFPLVLGHEAAGVVVEVGDGVRRVAPGAHVVLNWAPPCRECWYCGHGEPWLCEHAGTPSTPRGRTDAGEPLHVTLGLGALAEEVVVPERAVIGVPTDLPFDAAALLGCAVLTGVGAVRRTAAVAAGDTVAVIGLGGVGLSAVSAARAAGAALVIAVDVSPAKADLAVAAGATDFLVADETLSRAVRGLTDGRGVDHALECVGRSATIRAAWRATRRGGRVTVVGMGAKDDVLGLSALEIFHSARTLRSSVYGSSDADRDVPDLARAVLDGTLDLVPLITDRVTLDEAAQALARMARGEGARTVVLLP; from the coding sequence ATGAGGGCGCTGGTCGTCCGTGGCGTCGGGCAGCCGCCCCGCGTCGAGGGGATCGAGTTGCCGCCCACCGGGCCCGGCGAGGTGCGCGTCGCCGTCCGGGCCGCCGGCGTCTGCCACTCCGACCTGTCCATGGTCGACGGCACCGTCGCCGCGTCGTTCCCGCTGGTCCTCGGGCACGAGGCGGCCGGCGTGGTGGTCGAGGTCGGCGACGGCGTACGCCGGGTGGCGCCCGGGGCGCACGTGGTGCTCAACTGGGCGCCACCGTGCCGTGAGTGCTGGTACTGCGGGCACGGCGAGCCGTGGCTGTGCGAACACGCGGGAACCCCGTCCACCCCACGCGGGCGCACCGACGCCGGGGAGCCCCTGCACGTCACACTCGGCCTCGGCGCCCTCGCCGAGGAGGTGGTCGTACCCGAACGCGCCGTCATCGGGGTTCCCACCGACCTGCCGTTCGACGCCGCCGCGCTGCTCGGGTGCGCCGTGCTCACCGGCGTCGGCGCGGTCCGGCGCACGGCCGCCGTCGCCGCGGGCGACACGGTGGCGGTGATCGGCCTCGGCGGAGTGGGCCTGTCCGCGGTCTCGGCCGCCCGCGCGGCCGGCGCCGCGCTCGTCATCGCCGTGGACGTGTCGCCGGCGAAGGCGGACCTGGCCGTCGCCGCGGGCGCCACCGACTTCCTCGTCGCCGACGAGACGCTGTCGCGGGCGGTCCGGGGGCTCACCGACGGGCGGGGCGTCGACCACGCGCTGGAGTGCGTCGGGCGCAGCGCCACCATCCGCGCCGCCTGGCGGGCCACCCGCCGGGGCGGCCGGGTGACGGTCGTCGGCATGGGCGCCAAGGACGACGTCCTGGGCCTGAGCGCTCTGGAGATCTTCCACTCGGCGCGCACCCTGCGCTCCTCCGTCTACGGCTCCTCCGACGCCGACCGGGACGTGCCCGACCTGGCCCGGGCCGTGCTCGACGGCACCCTGGACCTGGTGCCCCTGATCACCGACCGGGTGACGCTCGACGAGGCCGCGCAGGCGCTGGCCCGGATGGCCCGGGGCGAGGGCGCCCGAACCGTGGTGCTGTTGCCCTAG
- the fabG gene encoding 3-oxoacyl-ACP reductase FabG, translated as MTRFADRIAVVTGGAQGIGAATARRLAAEGATVAVVDLDAARSQVVADEITAAGGRAVGLGCDVTDPDAVAATTDRVVRTYGGLHVLVNNAGITRDNLMFKMPLPEWQAVLTTNLTSIFLCCQAAQQHMVGARYGRIVNLSSRSALGNRGQANYAAAKAGVQGLTATLALELGPFGITVNAVAPGYVATAMTAATAERVGASPEEHQRRVAEQTPLRRVGQPAEIASVIAFLASDDASYVSGQTLYVNGGAR; from the coding sequence GTGACCAGATTCGCCGACCGGATCGCCGTCGTCACCGGCGGAGCGCAGGGCATCGGCGCGGCCACCGCGCGCCGGCTCGCCGCCGAGGGCGCCACCGTCGCCGTCGTCGACCTCGACGCCGCGCGCAGCCAGGTCGTCGCCGACGAGATCACCGCCGCCGGAGGGCGCGCGGTCGGGCTCGGCTGCGACGTCACCGACCCCGACGCCGTCGCCGCCACCACCGACCGGGTCGTGCGTACGTACGGCGGCCTGCACGTCCTGGTCAACAACGCCGGGATCACCCGCGACAACCTCATGTTCAAGATGCCGCTGCCCGAGTGGCAGGCGGTGCTGACGACCAACCTCACCAGCATCTTCCTGTGCTGCCAGGCTGCCCAGCAACACATGGTCGGGGCCCGCTACGGCCGGATCGTCAACCTCAGCAGCCGCTCCGCGCTCGGCAACCGGGGCCAGGCCAACTACGCCGCCGCCAAGGCGGGAGTGCAGGGACTCACCGCCACCCTGGCGCTCGAACTCGGCCCCTTCGGCATCACCGTCAACGCCGTCGCCCCCGGCTACGTCGCCACCGCCATGACCGCCGCCACGGCCGAGCGGGTCGGCGCGAGCCCCGAGGAACACCAGCGCCGGGTGGCGGAGCAGACGCCGCTGCGCCGGGTGGGCCAACCAGCCGAGATCGCCTCGGTGATCGCGTTCCTGGCCAGCGACGACGCCTCGTACGTCAGCGGCCAGACCCTGTACGTCAACGGCGGCGCGCGCTGA
- a CDS encoding long-chain-fatty-acid--CoA ligase has product MTALSLAMVLAESARRHPDTVAVVDGDIRVTYAELWLEARCHAAGLRAAGVAPGDRVALLAPNVVDFPRVYYATLALGAVVVPVHLLLTAEEAARLLRDSGAKLLVCHTSQLEMGARAAALAGVTLVTVGPAPTPPDVVRLEDAGTALAPLPTYETRQAEDTAVILYTSGTTGAPKGAQLTHLNLVLNATVNVFDANDARSDDVVLGCLPLFHSFGQTVAMNGTFRVGATLVLLGRFTGPAAIDLMLREQVTVFHGVPTMYVALLDAARGRQPLPRLRMCISGGASLPVAVLERFSDSFDTTVYEGYGLSETSPTATKNQPAFGTRAGTVGHPVWGVEVEIARADLDDRIELLPAGEIGEIVIRGHNVFAGYLGRPEATAEVLVDGWFRSGDLGRRDADGFVTIADRKKDLVIRGGFNVHPREVEEVLARHPAVDQVAVIGIPDPLHGEEICAVVVPNPTVPRPAEQDLVDWSRERLGRHKYPRRIRYVDALPLGPSHKVLKRELRRTMAEPSRE; this is encoded by the coding sequence GTGACCGCCCTGTCGCTGGCCATGGTGCTGGCCGAGTCCGCCCGTCGGCACCCGGACACCGTCGCCGTGGTCGACGGCGACATCCGGGTCACGTACGCCGAGCTGTGGCTGGAGGCCCGCTGCCACGCGGCCGGGCTGCGCGCGGCGGGCGTGGCTCCCGGCGACCGGGTGGCGCTGCTCGCCCCCAACGTGGTCGACTTCCCGCGCGTCTACTACGCCACCCTGGCCCTCGGCGCGGTGGTCGTCCCGGTGCACCTGCTGCTGACGGCCGAGGAGGCGGCGCGGCTGCTGCGCGACAGTGGTGCGAAGCTGCTCGTCTGCCACACCTCCCAACTGGAGATGGGGGCACGGGCGGCGGCGTTGGCCGGTGTCACCCTGGTGACGGTCGGGCCGGCCCCCACCCCACCGGACGTCGTACGCCTGGAGGACGCGGGCACCGCGCTGGCCCCGCTGCCGACGTACGAGACGCGACAGGCCGAGGACACCGCCGTGATCCTCTACACCAGCGGCACCACCGGCGCCCCCAAGGGGGCCCAGCTGACCCACCTCAACCTGGTCCTGAACGCCACCGTCAACGTGTTCGACGCCAACGACGCGCGCAGCGACGACGTGGTGCTGGGCTGCCTGCCGCTGTTCCACAGCTTCGGGCAGACCGTGGCGATGAACGGCACCTTCCGGGTCGGCGCGACGCTGGTGCTGCTCGGCCGGTTCACCGGGCCGGCGGCGATCGACCTGATGCTGCGCGAACAGGTGACCGTCTTCCACGGGGTGCCGACCATGTACGTTGCGCTGCTCGACGCGGCCCGTGGCCGGCAGCCGCTGCCCCGCCTGCGGATGTGCATCTCGGGCGGGGCGTCGCTGCCGGTGGCCGTGCTGGAACGGTTCTCCGACTCCTTCGACACCACCGTCTACGAGGGGTACGGCCTGTCGGAGACCTCGCCCACGGCGACCAAGAACCAGCCCGCCTTCGGCACCCGCGCCGGCACGGTCGGGCACCCCGTGTGGGGGGTGGAGGTGGAGATCGCCCGCGCCGACCTGGACGACCGGATCGAGCTGCTGCCCGCCGGGGAGATCGGCGAGATCGTCATCCGGGGTCACAACGTCTTCGCCGGCTACCTCGGCCGGCCCGAGGCCACCGCGGAGGTGCTCGTCGACGGCTGGTTCCGCAGCGGCGACCTCGGCCGGCGGGACGCCGACGGGTTCGTCACGATCGCGGACCGCAAGAAGGACCTCGTCATCCGGGGTGGGTTCAACGTCCACCCCCGGGAGGTGGAGGAGGTCCTGGCCCGTCATCCGGCGGTCGACCAGGTGGCGGTGATCGGCATCCCCGATCCGCTGCACGGTGAGGAGATCTGCGCGGTGGTGGTGCCCAACCCGACCGTGCCCCGCCCCGCCGAACAGGACCTGGTCGACTGGTCCCGGGAGCGCCTGGGCCGCCACAAGTACCCCCGTCGGATCCGCTACGTCGACGCCCTGCCGCTCGGGCCGAGCCACAAGGTGCTCAAGCGGGAGCTGCGGCGGACGATGGCGGAGCCGTCACGTGAGTGA
- a CDS encoding acyl-CoA dehydrogenase family protein gives MDLCLSPEQAAVRQLAADFVDREVLPHAAAWDRREAVDPAVVGKLGEVGFLGLTIDPGHGGSGGDHLSYCLVLEELGRGDSAVRGIVSVSLGLVAKSIAAHGTPQQRQQWLPRLCSGDALGCFALTEPDSGSDAAALTTRAVRDGGDWLLTGRKTFITNGTTADVALLFARTGGPGPRGVTAFLVPTDSPGLDRREIHGKLGLRGQATGELVLDAVRVPDTARLGDEGGGFRLALATLAKGRMSVAAGCVGIAQGCLDAAVGYANQRTQFGKPIAGHQLVQRLLANIAVDTAAARMLVWRVADLIDRGEPFATEASMAKLFASEAAVRAANDAVQVFGGYGYIDEYPVGKYLRDARVATLYEGTSQIQQLLIGRALTGVNAF, from the coding sequence ATGGACCTTTGTCTCTCGCCCGAGCAGGCCGCGGTACGGCAGCTCGCCGCCGACTTCGTCGACCGCGAGGTCCTCCCGCACGCCGCGGCCTGGGACCGCCGCGAAGCGGTCGACCCGGCCGTCGTCGGCAAGCTCGGCGAGGTCGGCTTCCTGGGCCTGACCATCGACCCCGGGCACGGCGGCTCCGGCGGCGACCACCTGTCGTACTGCCTGGTGCTGGAGGAACTGGGCCGGGGTGACTCGGCCGTGCGCGGCATCGTCTCGGTCTCCCTCGGCCTGGTCGCCAAGTCGATCGCCGCCCACGGCACCCCGCAGCAGCGGCAGCAGTGGCTGCCCCGGCTCTGCTCCGGCGACGCCCTCGGCTGCTTCGCCCTCACCGAACCCGACAGCGGCTCCGACGCCGCCGCCCTGACCACCCGCGCGGTCCGCGACGGCGGCGACTGGCTGCTCACCGGCCGCAAGACGTTCATCACCAACGGCACCACCGCCGACGTCGCCCTGCTGTTCGCCCGCACCGGCGGCCCCGGCCCCCGGGGGGTCACCGCGTTCCTGGTCCCCACCGACAGCCCCGGCCTCGACCGCCGGGAGATCCACGGCAAGCTCGGCCTGCGCGGCCAGGCGACCGGCGAACTCGTCCTCGACGCCGTGCGGGTGCCCGACACCGCCCGCCTCGGCGACGAGGGCGGCGGGTTCCGGCTGGCGCTGGCCACCCTGGCCAAGGGGCGGATGTCGGTGGCCGCCGGCTGCGTCGGCATCGCCCAGGGCTGCCTCGACGCCGCCGTCGGCTACGCCAACCAGCGGACCCAGTTCGGCAAGCCGATCGCCGGCCACCAACTCGTGCAGCGGCTGCTGGCGAACATCGCCGTCGACACCGCCGCCGCCCGGATGCTCGTCTGGCGGGTGGCCGACCTGATCGACCGCGGCGAGCCGTTCGCCACCGAGGCGTCGATGGCGAAACTGTTCGCCAGCGAGGCCGCCGTCCGCGCGGCCAACGACGCGGTACAGGTCTTCGGCGGGTACGGCTACATCGACGAGTACCCCGTCGGAAAGTACCTGCGCGACGCCCGCGTCGCCACCCTCTACGAGGGCACCAGCCAGATCCAGCAACTGCTCATCGGCCGCGCGCTCACCGGCGTCAACGCCTTCTAG